One window from the genome of Magnolia sinica isolate HGM2019 chromosome 4, MsV1, whole genome shotgun sequence encodes:
- the LOC131242947 gene encoding uncharacterized protein LOC131242947 isoform X1: MAAESVAPTARDLPSKVFGTETPLEKPRGRVLPSRCSADGDAGAWTLSSIMQKLSKGDELESSHDRCNACTEFYVQKGIGYLIDEDSIEEYEKVAKEKRKEKLEQQEGVELNFLSKLGHVQKIEILNGIADMKNELRSFMFLLFYRTKVYFSSGWSRHEKRWIESGI; this comes from the exons ATGGCAGCGGAATCCGTTGCTCCGACTGCAAGAGACCTCCCGTCGAAGGTCTTTGGGACGGAGACTCCGCTGGAAAAGCCCCGGGGTCGGGTTCTCCCATCCAGATGTTCAGCAGATGGCGATGCTGGAGCTTGGACCCTCTCGAGCATAATGCAGAAACTATCCAAGGGAGATGAACTTGAAAGCTCGCATGATCG GTGTAATGCTTGCACAGAATTCTATGTCCAAAAGGGCATTGGCTATCTAATTGATGAGGACTCAATTGAGGAATATGAAAAGGTGGcaaaggaaaagaggaaggagaaattgGAGCAACAGGAAGGAGTGGAGTTAAATTTTCTCAGCAAACTTGGTCATGTCCAAAAGATTGAGATTCTGAATGGCATTGCTGACATGAAGAATGAGCTCAGGTCCTTCATG TTTCTTTTGTTTTACAGAACAAAGGTATATTTCAGCAGTGGGTGGTCCAGGCATGAGAAGAGATGGATTGAGAGTGGCATTTGA
- the LOC131242947 gene encoding uncharacterized protein LOC131242947 isoform X2: MAAESVAPTARDLPSKVFGTETPLEKPRGRVLPSRCSADGDAGAWTLSSIMQKLSKGDELESSHDRCNACTEFYVQKGIGYLIDEDSIEEYEKVAKEKRKEKLEQQEGVELNFLSKLGHVQKIEILNGIADMKNELRSFMNKGIFQQWVVQA, translated from the exons ATGGCAGCGGAATCCGTTGCTCCGACTGCAAGAGACCTCCCGTCGAAGGTCTTTGGGACGGAGACTCCGCTGGAAAAGCCCCGGGGTCGGGTTCTCCCATCCAGATGTTCAGCAGATGGCGATGCTGGAGCTTGGACCCTCTCGAGCATAATGCAGAAACTATCCAAGGGAGATGAACTTGAAAGCTCGCATGATCG GTGTAATGCTTGCACAGAATTCTATGTCCAAAAGGGCATTGGCTATCTAATTGATGAGGACTCAATTGAGGAATATGAAAAGGTGGcaaaggaaaagaggaaggagaaattgGAGCAACAGGAAGGAGTGGAGTTAAATTTTCTCAGCAAACTTGGTCATGTCCAAAAGATTGAGATTCTGAATGGCATTGCTGACATGAAGAATGAGCTCAGGTCCTTCATG AACAAAGGTATATTTCAGCAGTGGGTGGTCCAGGCATGA